GTTGTACGGCCACCCCGGCACCCGCCGCGTCACCGTGCCGCGCACCGTCGCGCCGTCGAGATCGAGCAGCAGCATCGGCCGGTAGGGCACCTCCAGATCCTCGCTGTACACCCCCGGCGCCACCCGCACCACGTACGCACGGCCGGCCGCGTCACGGTACTCCGCCGCGTCCGCCGGTTCGCCGATATGATCGAGCGCCGCCTGGATCGTGCGGTAGGGCGCCGCCGCCGAACCCGTCTCGATCGCGTTCGTCGCCGCGCTGTCCACATGCACCAGCCGCGCCGCCTGCCCGGGATTGATCCTCGCCGCCGCTGCGGCCGCGATCGCCTCGGCCTCTGCATACGTCGGCCGCTCCGCCAGCCGCTCGTCCACGCCCATCTGCAGCGTGCCCAGCCAGGCGCTCACCAGCCCCTCGGTCGCCATCTGGCTGTACGTCCCCTGCGCCATCCCCGCCGATGCCGCCAGCAACGCCGCCGCCACCGCAATCGCCATCCGTCCGCCCATACCCACCCCCGTGTTCATGTTCAAACCCCCTCCGCCTCGATCCCCAACGTCAGCTCGCCCTCGCCGTTCAGCACCCCGATCAGGCGATGACACTTTCCCGTCCCCGGATGCCGCACCCGTAGCCCCAGCGACGGCGGTTGCGCCGCGTGCGGCCGCAGCAGCACCCGCTGTCCCTCGGTTCCGGCTTCTTCCGCAACGCCCACCAAATACGCCGCGCAGCCTTCCAATCCCTTCTCAACCCGGCCGTCGCCGGCGGACACCAGCCAGTCGCCCGGCTCGCAGCTCCCCGCCAGCTCGCAACGCGCATTCGCCGCCCCCGTGAGCGGCACGCAGTCGCACAACGCCCCCGACGCGGCCACATCCGCGACCACATACGGCGCCGCCTGCAGGGGCCCCGTCGGCGTCGCCATCAGCCCCGCCGACGTCAGCCGCGCCAGCCTGCCTGCCACAACGCCCCCCGGCGCCGACGGAAACCGCCGCGCCCCTGCCACACAATCCGAACTCAAAATGACCATCACACCCTCCTTCTCTGATTCACGTCCCTTTTCAACATCGTGCCACTGCCTACTGCCACTGTCTCCATCACAGCCCGTGCCGCCGCCTTCGCTTGCCGCACCGCGAGCGACGCCGCCCGCGCCGCGTCGCTCCACCGATTTTCAGTCCCGTCCCTCGCGTCAGCGTCTCCCCCCTGAACCCCGAACCCTGAACCCTGGCTCCGGTTCTTCGTCCCGGCCCCAACCTCCTCCAGCGTGCAGCGGCAATGCCTCCCGCACAGCGTGCCCGGCATCACCGCCCACGCCCGCGCCGTCTTCACCTGACCCGACCGCTCCAAACACGTCGAACAGTGCCCGCCCTCCGCCTCCGGCCCCAACGTCCACCGATACCGCTTCACACCGACCCGGTTCTCCATGAGAGGTCGCTGTTCATCCCCAACCTGAACCCTGACACCTGAAACCTGTTTCCCGGTGCCCGCCTCCGGGCACCGGTTCGCAATCGGCCTTCCGCCCTTGATATTCGGTTCATTCGTCAGCGCGACGCTCACCAGCCGCCGCGGCCGAATCCGTCCGCCCCCCAGATCCTCGCACGCCGACGCCTCTGGAAACACCGGCGACACGAGCCGATAGCGCCCACCGGTCACGGCCGCCAGCCCGGCATCGGTCCACCGGATCTTCGCCCAGAGCCCGTCATCCCGCGCCTCCAGCGCTCCGACCCAGCCCGCCGCCTCAGACGGTTTGCCGGCGTCCATGGAGAAATGATCAAAATCCACCAGCACACCCGGAAAGTTCGGCTCTGCCGCGCGCCCCGCAAAATCGGCCGTCATCGCCGCGCACGCCTCCGCATCCACCACCTGCGTCACCCCCGCCCCGGCATGAAGAAACTCCCCCAGCGGACACACCTGCGCCCACCCATCCGCCGCCATCACAAACCCGCCGTCACCCATCCCACGCCCCCTCTCTCCATCGCGCCACCCGCGCCCTCAAAAGAGCCCCGGAATCAACAAGCCTCCCTCTTATTACCGCATCCCGCCGTTATCGGCGGGCATCCCTGGTTGTCATCCCGGCGCGCCTCAGCCCCGCGCCAGCGCCCCGCGCGCCAATGCGTGACGATTGCGGCGACACGAGCGCATTTTCCGCTTGTCAATTATAACGAATATGTTATATTACGGTCATGCACGCACGGAAACCCCTCATCATTCTTTCCGGCGAGATCAAAACGCCCCCCTTCAGCGAAGAGGCGCGCATTGAGGCCGGAACGCTTCTCGGGGTGCTTCAAGGCGGAGGCGCCCTCTCCATGCCGCAGGCGCGTCCGATGCCGACCCTCGGCACGCGCTGCCTCGAACTGCGCGTCAAGGATAGGACCACCGAATGGCGCATCTTCTGCCGTGTCGACCCCGACGCCGTGCTGATGGTGCATGTGCTTGCAAAGAAGACGAGGCAGACGCCCGATGCCGTAATCAAACTCTGCGGCGGACGTCTCAAAACCTACGACCGCCTTACGAAAGGATAATCACCATGGACAACCAGAAGAGAAAACGACTCGAAGCCGCCGGCTACCGCATCACCGATGCTGCAGACTGGCTCGGGCTTACGCCGCAGGAGCAAGCACTCGTCAGGATGCGGGTCAGCTTCGCTCTCGAGATCGAGCGCCTCCGAGACGAAAAGAAACTCACTCAGGCGGCGCTGGCCGCCAAGATCGGCACTAAGCAGTCCGGCGTCGCCCGTATGCTCGGCAATCCCGCCTCAGCCACCATCGACAACCTCCTGAAGACCCTCCTGGCTCTCGGCGCCACTCCCCGTCGTATCGCCGCACTGATCTAACCTTCAGTCCCACCATCCCGCCTCTATTACCGCGGCCCGC
This genomic interval from Lentisphaerota bacterium contains the following:
- a CDS encoding type II toxin-antitoxin system RelE/ParE family toxin, with the translated sequence MHARKPLIILSGEIKTPPFSEEARIEAGTLLGVLQGGGALSMPQARPMPTLGTRCLELRVKDRTTEWRIFCRVDPDAVLMVHVLAKKTRQTPDAVIKLCGGRLKTYDRLTKG
- a CDS encoding helix-turn-helix domain-containing protein, whose protein sequence is MDNQKRKRLEAAGYRITDAADWLGLTPQEQALVRMRVSFALEIERLRDEKKLTQAALAAKIGTKQSGVARMLGNPASATIDNLLKTLLALGATPRRIAALI